The following proteins are co-located in the Apium graveolens cultivar Ventura chromosome 5, ASM990537v1, whole genome shotgun sequence genome:
- the LOC141660288 gene encoding bet1-like protein At1g29060, producing MAASTSSNRGRVDPYRYREGLTTRTVASSSDEIQLCIDLMEGELDDHISGLRGQVKQLRNVAQEIHSEAKFQNDAINQLQMLLIKAQAGVKNNVRKLNKSIVQSGSSHVVHVVLFALVLFFVVYMISKFSRR from the exons ATGGCAGCATCTACTAGTTCTAACAGAGGCCGCGTTGATCCTTACAGATACAG AGAAGGATTAACAACGAGAACAGTAGCGAGTAGCTCTGATGAGATTCAATTGTGTATTGATCTGATGGAAGGCGAGTTGGATGATCACATTTCTGGCCTTCGTGGACAAGTTAAACAGCTCAGAAAT GTTGCTCAAGAGATCCATTCAGAAGCAAAATTTCAGAATGATGCTATCAATCAGCTG CAAATGCTTCTCATCAAAGCTCAAGCAGGAGTGAAGAACAATGTGAGGAAATTGAACAAGAGTATTGTTCAGAGTGGGTCTAGCCATGTTGTGCATGTGGTTCTTTTCGCCTTGGTTTTGTTTTTTGTAGTTTACATGATATCCAAATTTTCACGTCGATGA